The sequence CGATGCTGTCCGCCCGCTTGACGAGTTTCTCGACAAATTCATCCGCAATGGAATCGACAACTATCGCCCGACTCGTTGCTGAGCAACGCTGGCCCGTCGCTCCGAACGCCCCTTTCGCGGTCGCATCCACGGCCAGATTTATATCTGCATCCTCCATAACGAGCATCGGATTCTTGCCTCCCATTTCGCAAAGGGCCTTGGCCCCGCGACGGGCGACCTGCTCATACAGCTTGATGCCGACATCATTCGATCCCGTGAACGAAACGCCGCTAACGGCCGGATGGCCGACGATCTCGTCTCCGGCCTCGGAGCCTGAGCCGATCACTAAATTCAGGACACCCGCCGGAACGCCTGCCTCCTCAAATATCTCAACGAGCCGCGTCGAGGTCGCAGGCAGTGCCGTCGCTGGCTTAAAAACGACCGTGTTCCCTGCTACGAGTGCGGGCGCGATCTTCCACACAGGAATAGCGACCGGAAAATTCCACGGCGTAATGCACGCGATTACGCCGAGCGGTTGCTTGATCGTGTACGCAAAATTTGACGGCAGTTCAGAGTAGATCGTCTCGCCCGCAATGCGTCGGCCCTCACCGGCGATATATTCCATGATGTTGATCGAGCGCCGCACTTCGCCGCGGGCCTCGGTCAGCGTCTTGCCCTCTTCGCGAGTCATGATCCGAGCCAGGTCCTCGAGGTTGTCGTCAAGGATTCCGGCCGCCCTGAAAAGTATCTTGCCTCGAACCGGCGGCGGAGTCGCCTTCCAATCACGGCGGGCAGCCTCGGCGGCCTCGACGGCACGACGGGCCTCATCGCGGGTTGCCGATCTGACGGTGCCAAGCACGTCCGACGTATCTGCCGGATTGACGTTGTCAAGGGTCTGTTCCGAGGCTGATGCTTCCCATGCCCCGTTTATAAAATTATTGTAATCACTCATTCGCGGTCAGATTTGAGCTTTTTCACCGGGCTGAAAAGTGTATTGGTATAAACGTGGAACATCCAGAAGAGGTTGGCGCTGAGCGCCGTCATAAAGAGGACGAACGGGAGCAAATGAACGATCGAGAAGAAGATGATGAAATACGGCACGACCGGACGGCGGATAACAAAATAGATCCTTCGCCCGATGCGTGTCACCTGGGACCGTGTCTCATATTTCTTGTGCGCCTCGGCCGCATACGTGCTGGCATTGGTCGCCCTCGTATTGCGCGCGTAGCTCGTCATTATCAGGCTGGTGATGGTGCCAAACAGGGCCGCGACGCCCAACCAGATGTAGAAAGGGTTGCCACTGGCCCGATAAAGCCCAGCTGTCACACCGAGACCGAACGATACGTAGAACACATAGTCGCACAACGTATCAAAATGGGCGCCAAAGTCGGATTCCTTTGACTTGATCCGGGCGATCGCACCGTCCACATGATCGAGCAACGCTGACAGATAGGTCACAAGCGCCGCCACGACGCCATAAAAATATCCGCCGCGAGAGAAAAGGTAGCCTGAATAAATGCTGACGATCACACCGATCAATGAGACCATATTTGGCGTGATCGGCGTCTTGAAAATGTAGGGCAATATCGGCTTCAGGATGCGCTTATTGCGCCGCGCATACATGCCGTCTGTTGACTTCCAGATGTAACGGATCAGGCGGCGCTCGGCACGCCGGACGCTGTCGCGCGATTCGATCTTCTCAACAAACCCGTTACCTACTTCGAAGAGTTCCACGCGGCCGTTCTTTCGGTACGCCGCGGCACGCTCCGCAATATACTCCGGTTCTGGCGACTCGAACGATGCGACATCCGCCGCCGGCATCCGATAGAGGCCGAGTTCTCGAGCGATCGGAATAGCCGCAAACTCCTCATCGGTAATCACTTGCCCGTCGTTCAGATGAAATCGCCTCTCGGCATTAGACGGAGAATCGATGTCCTTTATATCGACGGCGATCACCGAATCGAACCCGTTACCGGGCGTCATGGTGGCAAAATTGTGCAATAAGCGGTATTCGCTTAACCGGTCCGATGTGAATACAAGCACGTCGTCATCACAGGTCGTTCGTATCGCATCGCGCCAGTCTGTGTCCGAAAAAGTGCATCGCTGAAAACTCGTCCGCCTTATGTCGTCGAGCACCGCTTCCAGCTCCGCCGTCCGCTCATCCATTACGACGAAGATGGTCGCAAAACCGGCCCGCCGGAGGTCGATCACATTACGCTTAACCAGCGGCACGTCCGTTATCCGGAAGCAAGCAAGCGTTTGCCCCTCGAATTGCTCTTGTGAATTAACGAACAGGACGGCAGTTGATGTCATTTGTTCAATGCCTCCTCGGTGGCTAGTTCGCTGACGGCTACGGCTTTCTTGGCGTCAGAGCGTCCTTTCTGAAAGGCGTACATCCAGATGAACAGGCCGTATGCCGCCCAGAAGATCGATCTGATCTTCTCGATCAGCGAGAGAGTGACGCCAGCCGACACGCCCATTCCGAGCATCTTGAGCAGGATCGCGTTGCTGCCTTCCATGACGCCGACCTGGCCGGGCACAAAGAAGAACAATATATTGACGACCTTCATCATTGCCTCGACGATATACGAGGTGAGCGGTGTGACAGCGGCGCCGATGAAGTAGAGAATAAGATAGACCTCGACAACATTCACAAGATTAGCCGCTATCTCAAGGAAGAAGACGGCATAGAACGCGCCGCTCTTTCGCTGGTAAAACTCGTGGACCTTGTCCTCGGTATGGCCGATGCTGTGGGTGCGGTCTTTGAACCACTGAATATCAGTCCTGCGAGCAAGCCAATGCCCAAGCCGCGTAAAGGCCTTGATGCGTTTTGAAATGACGTACTGGACGCCGATGATCGACAGCACCATGCCGATGGCCAGCGACGCAGACATTATCTTGACGCTCGTCTTCGTCGAATAATTGGCCAGGAGCAGGGCGAGGCCGCTGATGACGACGAGAATAACACTGACGGTGTAGGCGAGATTCTCTATGATGATCGACGACATGCCGTGGACCATCGGCAGCCGCTTGCGGATCAGCACGGCCTTGCTTGTCTCACCCAGGAACGGCCCCGTAAAGCTCAATAACCTTACGGCATCGCCCGCGAGCCTTATGTTGAACAGGTCGATGATGCGGATATTGCGGTGATCTTCCTCAATGCAGTACAGCCAGGCGATCGACCTCAGCCAGTGCCGCACGGCCGAGATCGCCATCACGATCACAAAGCCGAAGCCCATCAACCGCAGCGAGTCAGCGATCTGGCGCAGACCGACCGATGATACGACGTAATAGAACAGGATCAGCCCTAATACCAGGAACAGGACCTGAAGGGCCTTGATATGTCTTAAAACTCTCGCCATCGAAAAGCGTTTTCAGAAAAAACGCAAAAATAGCCGTCGGCCTTACTTCGCGTGCAGCAAGGCGTGACCGCAATAGATTGTATCAGTTAGAAGCCGATTCTCTTAAGTGATACGCCGGAAACCCGACTCCTACGTCTACCCTAATTCGGTTTTACGACGATGTTTGGCTTGACCACGGGTTTAATAATCATCGGCTTCAAAATCGGCGTCGGCAATTTCTTCTTTGGCATTACCTCGAAATACCGCGGCGGCAGCTTATAGCCTTCGCCTCTGGCCTCGACCCAGGAAACCCAGCTTCCAATGCCATGCGTGCCGTACTTTATCCAGCCGTAACCGCGCTCATCTCCCCATCCTGCCTCAAATCCCCAGTTCTGCCCCCAGGAATTCTTGATCAGCCAGGCGCCGCGGGTGTCGTCCCAACCGATGATGGCGACATAATGCCCGCCGACCTTGTGGCCGGCCTCTTTGTCATCGTCATCATTATAGACGTCGTTGGCCGCAATATCTCCGCCGATATAGGCCCCGAAAGTGCCGCCGGCATCTACCCACGAAGCCACCGCCCCGTGCTCGCAGAGCGACTGTTTTATGTTCTGAACGCCCGGAGCTCCCGGAGCATCGGGACTTGCCCAACCCCAAACAAGGGCATCGTATGGCGACGCAATGCCAGCGTCGGCAGTGCCGGTGATCCCAAGGTCGGGCATTATGGTCTCGGACGTGGTCCCATTCAGGACCAGGAATTCACTTGCAAGATCCGAGCGTCCGCCGGGAGGAAACTCGCAGACGCCGGCACCGTTATTGTTGTTAGATACGACATATTGCTCAGAGCCATCGACCGACTTATTATTCCTGATGAGGTAGCTTGATTCATACGCCGCCAACGACGCGTACGCCCAGCAGTTTCCGCATTTCTGTGAGCGGACCGGCGTGATTTTGCCTTGCTTTCGCCAGTCCCATGCCTTCAAATTCGCCGAACAAGGAAGCTGTAATATTTGCTTTCCGGCCGCCAACCGCGCATCACGATCGATCTTCAACACGTCCATGGCCAACGAATACTGTTTCCGGGCCTGCACCGACGAG is a genomic window of Chloracidobacterium sp. containing:
- a CDS encoding CDP-alcohol phosphatidyltransferase family protein: MTSTAVLFVNSQEQFEGQTLACFRITDVPLVKRNVIDLRRAGFATIFVVMDERTAELEAVLDDIRRTSFQRCTFSDTDWRDAIRTTCDDDVLVFTSDRLSEYRLLHNFATMTPGNGFDSVIAVDIKDIDSPSNAERRFHLNDGQVITDEEFAAIPIARELGLYRMPAADVASFESPEPEYIAERAAAYRKNGRVELFEVGNGFVEKIESRDSVRRAERRLIRYIWKSTDGMYARRNKRILKPILPYIFKTPITPNMVSLIGVIVSIYSGYLFSRGGYFYGVVAALVTYLSALLDHVDGAIARIKSKESDFGAHFDTLCDYVFYVSFGLGVTAGLYRASGNPFYIWLGVAALFGTITSLIMTSYARNTRATNASTYAAEAHKKYETRSQVTRIGRRIYFVIRRPVVPYFIIFFSIVHLLPFVLFMTALSANLFWMFHVYTNTLFSPVKKLKSDRE
- a CDS encoding aldehyde dehydrogenase family protein, translated to MSDYNNFINGAWEASASEQTLDNVNPADTSDVLGTVRSATRDEARRAVEAAEAARRDWKATPPPVRGKILFRAAGILDDNLEDLARIMTREEGKTLTEARGEVRRSINIMEYIAGEGRRIAGETIYSELPSNFAYTIKQPLGVIACITPWNFPVAIPVWKIAPALVAGNTVVFKPATALPATSTRLVEIFEEAGVPAGVLNLVIGSGSEAGDEIVGHPAVSGVSFTGSNDVGIKLYEQVARRGAKALCEMGGKNPMLVMEDADINLAVDATAKGAFGATGQRCSATSRAIVVDSIADEFVEKLVKRADSIVVGNGADEATQMGPVVDRHQYENVLRYIESGREDGAEMLCGGAMNGEGANGYFIRPTVFDRVTSDMRIAREEIFGPVLAVMRVGDFDEAMSVANDSEYGLTSAIFTKDNSRVFRFVDEIETGVTHINSATVGGEAHIPFGGIKATGVGSRELGSMALDFYVDVKVVYVDYTGEKRTATFY
- a CDS encoding flippase-like domain-containing protein; this translates as MARVLRHIKALQVLFLVLGLILFYYVVSSVGLRQIADSLRLMGFGFVIVMAISAVRHWLRSIAWLYCIEEDHRNIRIIDLFNIRLAGDAVRLLSFTGPFLGETSKAVLIRKRLPMVHGMSSIIIENLAYTVSVILVVISGLALLLANYSTKTSVKIMSASLAIGMVLSIIGVQYVISKRIKAFTRLGHWLARRTDIQWFKDRTHSIGHTEDKVHEFYQRKSGAFYAVFFLEIAANLVNVVEVYLILYFIGAAVTPLTSYIVEAMMKVVNILFFFVPGQVGVMEGSNAILLKMLGMGVSAGVTLSLIEKIRSIFWAAYGLFIWMYAFQKGRSDAKKAVAVSELATEEALNK